ACATTGCTGATAGTTCTTCATTACTGGCAGAGTCTGGCGTGGAAGCTAGTGATCGTGCAAAACAAGGTGGAGTATATGTTCAAGAAACCGCTGAACAAATGAACACTATCCATTCTTCAGTTAATGAAACCAGTCATGTTATTAAATTGTTGGATGAAAGATCAAAGCAAATTGGTGATATTACGAATGCAATAACAGATATAGCTAATCAGACAAACCTATTAGCCTTAAACGCTACAATTGAAGCGGCACGTGCAGGGGAACATGGAAAGGGATTTGCTGTAGTGGCTGATGAAGTTAGAAAACTAGCTGAACAGTCTCAAAGTTCATCTAAACAAATCTCTGAATTAATTGTACAAATACAGAATGATATGACTCATTCTAACAACTCAATGGAGCAAGTCAAACAAGAAGTACAAAATGGATTAGGTATTGTTTCTAAGACACAATCAAGTTTCGATGGAATTTTAAAATCAATGGATGCAATGGGGAAACAGGTTGATGAAATGGCTGCAACTGCTCAACAAATGTCAGCTAGTACACAAGAAGTATCTGCAACTGTAACAGGCATAACAACTATTTCAAGAGATTCCTCTATGCACAGCCAAAGTGTAGCTGCATCCGCAGAAGAACAATTAGCTTCAGTGGAGGAAATATCTGATTCTGCTACAAGCTTATCAAAAATAGCAACTGAATTAAAAAATACTGTAAGCAAATTCAAAATTAGAACAGGTTAAATATAGCAACTTAAGAAATGGATTAACTTTAAAATAAAGAGGGGCAAGGAAGAATATCCCTCATAGTCTATATTCGTGTTTAATATGAGGGTAATTCTTTAATAACTATCGATGATTTTGAAGTGCAAGACTAAAAATTCCCTTGATCAGATGGAATAACACTATTTGATAAAGCTGTTAATTGCTAAATGATAATTTTTTAGTATACAGATAGTTTATTAACTATGGAGGTTAATAAAAGAGATGAAAATGAGAACCTATAAACATTGGACAACAAAAGAAGATTTTAAATTAATCAATTTACGAAATAAAGGTAAAAAGTATAGAGAAATAGCTGATATTTTGGATAGGTCTCCTTTAAGTGTTGAAAAAAGGTACAGAAAAATTAAATATCTAGACATGTATGCTGTTTCACACTAAAAGGAGAATTGATATGGAGAATACTAAGGAACAACTGTCAAACAACATAGAATTAGTACGAGAAGAAATGATACAAGCTGTTGTAAAATATGGCTTACAAAATGAAAGAACAGTAAAGCTTAGTCAAAAATTAGATAGATTGATTGTTGCATTTCAAAAAAGTACATTAAAAAGTTCTTGTGACAACAGTGTTTGTCTTAGGAAGTCTAAATTAGGGTGAGGATTTATATTCTTGCTCTTTTTTATATATTTTTCTAAAGAGAGCGAAGCGTGTATACCATTGGTGTATAAAATGCACCAAATGTTGAGTGGCGATAAAGTTGTTTTAATTCTATAAATTCGTTTAAAAATAATACAGTTGTTTAAAATACTCCATTCAAACTATTGAAAAAACAGGCATTAATGTTGGGAAATTAAATTATATATACAAACGTTCTTTGTAAGGGAAGCTTAATTCCTTAATAACTTTAGTGAAACAATGTGTACTCGTTTTGCTAATACCATTAGACTAATGAAATTATGTAAGACCAAACAACTACTTACGAGTTAATTAATGATAAAGGGTTTTTATGGTGGTAATATATACCTAATAATAAATTATGATTGATAAATCGGATTTTGAAGTGGGTCAAGAGTAAAAGTAACCTTGATAGATAAAACAGTGGAAAATCATTGGGACCCAAATGGCTTTAAAGTCAAAGAGATAGATATTATTAATTAATCCCTTTTTTTCTTGAACGGGTGCTTTAATATAATAATGATCTTCCGCAATCGAAGCGCGAATGTGTAACATTCGTGTCTTTTTTATGTAAAAGGCCATATAGTTGAATAAAGGGATTTAGTAAAAAACTTTTTTGTCACGTAATTTTTGGTTCCATCATGCGTGCGTCCTCAAATCAAAATTCATGTGTTTGTATCTATAATAAGATGAATGGGCTGTCTCAGCTTATTTTATTTCTGCATTATTTTGGATGGCACGCCTAATAGCTTCCTGAATACTGAATGTCTCTGCTTACTCCTCCTCTTCATAAGGAACAAGCCAGTCACGTGCATAAAATTGAAAGTCCATTAAGGTTTTCCCGACTTATAATCGTTCACCCAAAGGTGAGCCTGTAATGTATATCTAAACAAATCCTTCGTATTCCAAAAGTATACTCCCTACACAGTTTGTACATGTTAAGAGTAATACAAGGGAGGGATTTCAGTTGGAATGGATTTTTGGTCTATATCTATTAAATGCACTCTTTATGTTATTTATAGCAATTTGGGAAGTTCGTCGGCCTGCCAAGGCTTTGAATTGGATAATAATCGTCCTTATTTTACCTGTCATTGGTTTCTGGCTATATCTTAGCATATCAAATCCTAAGCTTATTCATCGGAAAAGATTGACCTCTTCTCAAAATGAGTCTGACAAATTACCTGATACATATAGTGATTCAGCATCGGTAATCGCCGATGCTTTACGACATTTCACTGTACATGGGCTTCAAGTCGGCCAAGTCCAAGTACTTAACAATGGAATAGCAAAATATGAACAACTCATCGAATCCCTACAAAAAGCCCAAAAAACCATTGATATGGAATATTTCATCTATCGGAATGACCAAATTGGTAATCGTATCACAGAATTGCTGATCGAAAAAGCAGTAAACGGAGTCCGGGTTCGTTTTATGAGAGATGGTTGGGGGAGTAAAAAATTTCCTCGTCAAAAAATCCTTCAGATGGTGGAAGCAGGGATAGAATGCCGGACCATATTTCCATTACGCTTTCCCTGGATTTTGTCAAATTGGAATTATAGGGATCATTGTAAGATTGTCACCGTCGACGGAAAGAAAGCCTTTACTGGTGGCATGAACGTAGGATATGAATATACAGGATTGAAGCCTGACGTTGGCTTCTGGCGGGATACTCATTTGCAAATCATAGGAGAAGCATCAGTCGATTTGCAGACTGTCTTTGACGTTCATTGGAATATCGCTGTGCCGGACCGGATAAAGTCGAAAACAAATCAGAAAACAAAATCTGAGGAAACGAAAATTAATCCAATCGGCAGAGTAGATTTTTCCAGATGGTCAGCTGAATGGGGATCAGAGTTGAGCACCTTAGATGGTAATGAGATGGACATATCCCCAAGGACAGGGACATTACAAAAAGCGTACATCCATACGTTAGAAGGAAACCCTGGAATTCCTACCCCAGTTATTCGGCAAGCTTACTTTATATGCATAACACAGGCGATCAAGACTATCGATATAACAACACCCTACTTTGTACCGGAAACGGATATTATCATGGCATTAAAGATAGCTGTGGCTCGTGGTGTGCGCGTAAGATTACTGGTTCCTCGCCATGTTGATCAAAAAATCGTGGGCTTTGCAAGTCGTACCTATTACGGAGAACTTATAGAAGCTGGAGTCCATATCTATCAGTACGACAAAGGGATGTTGCATGCGAAGCTGATGATCATTGATGAGGAAATTGCAGAAGTAGGCTCAGTAAACTATGATTTGAGAAGTTTTCGTCTGAATTATGAGGTGTGTCAAGTCTTGTACAGTGCTGATGTGGCGAGGGAACTTACACAGCAATTCGAGCGTGATCTTACTGATTCTTTCCCCTTAAGAATCGAAGACTTGCTACAACGATCCTTGACCGAGCGCATTGTTGAACAGGGTGCTCGTCTGCTTTCTCCATTATTATAAGTTGAAATATCCTTTTTTTATTGTTCTATCTTAAATCTAGATTTTAAAAATTTTGTTGCTGTAAAATGCTTCTGATTTATTTGAAAAAATCAAAACATGTTAGAAGTAATTCTAACCCGTTCGGTTGAGAGGGAGAA
The window above is part of the Metabacillus sp. B2-18 genome. Proteins encoded here:
- a CDS encoding SANT/Myb domain-containing protein, coding for MKMRTYKHWTTKEDFKLINLRNKGKKYREIADILDRSPLSVEKRYRKIKYLDMYAVSH
- a CDS encoding aspartyl-phosphate phosphatase Spo0E family protein, coding for MENTKEQLSNNIELVREEMIQAVVKYGLQNERTVKLSQKLDRLIVAFQKSTLKSSCDNSVCLRKSKLG
- a CDS encoding phospholipase D-like domain-containing protein, encoding MEWIFGLYLLNALFMLFIAIWEVRRPAKALNWIIIVLILPVIGFWLYLSISNPKLIHRKRLTSSQNESDKLPDTYSDSASVIADALRHFTVHGLQVGQVQVLNNGIAKYEQLIESLQKAQKTIDMEYFIYRNDQIGNRITELLIEKAVNGVRVRFMRDGWGSKKFPRQKILQMVEAGIECRTIFPLRFPWILSNWNYRDHCKIVTVDGKKAFTGGMNVGYEYTGLKPDVGFWRDTHLQIIGEASVDLQTVFDVHWNIAVPDRIKSKTNQKTKSEETKINPIGRVDFSRWSAEWGSELSTLDGNEMDISPRTGTLQKAYIHTLEGNPGIPTPVIRQAYFICITQAIKTIDITTPYFVPETDIIMALKIAVARGVRVRLLVPRHVDQKIVGFASRTYYGELIEAGVHIYQYDKGMLHAKLMIIDEEIAEVGSVNYDLRSFRLNYEVCQVLYSADVARELTQQFERDLTDSFPLRIEDLLQRSLTERIVEQGARLLSPLL